In Streptomyces longhuiensis, the following proteins share a genomic window:
- the trpA gene encoding tryptophan synthase subunit alpha: MSGNIQLLNDTLAAARAEGRSALIAYLPAGFPTVDGGIEAIKAVFDGGADVVEVGLPHSDPVLDGPVIQTADDIALRGGVRIADVMRTVREAHAATGKPVLVMTYWNPIDRYGIERFTAELAEAGGAGCILPDLPVQESATWREHADKHGLGTVFVVAPSSKDERLATITAAGSGFVYAASLMGVTGTRESVGNQAQDLVRRTKATTDLPVCVGLGVSNAKQAAEVAGFADGVIVGSAFVKLMLDADDEAAGLAAVRALAADLADGVRVKA, encoded by the coding sequence GTGAGCGGCAACATCCAGCTGTTGAACGACACCCTCGCCGCCGCGCGCGCCGAGGGCCGCTCCGCCCTCATCGCCTACCTCCCGGCCGGGTTCCCGACCGTGGACGGCGGCATCGAGGCGATCAAGGCCGTCTTCGACGGCGGCGCCGACGTCGTGGAGGTCGGGCTGCCGCACAGCGACCCCGTCCTCGACGGCCCCGTCATCCAGACCGCGGACGACATCGCGCTGCGCGGCGGCGTGCGGATCGCCGACGTCATGCGCACGGTCCGCGAGGCCCACGCGGCGACCGGCAAGCCGGTCCTCGTCATGACGTACTGGAACCCCATCGACCGCTACGGCATCGAGCGGTTCACCGCCGAGCTCGCGGAGGCGGGCGGCGCGGGCTGCATCCTGCCCGACCTGCCCGTCCAGGAGTCGGCGACCTGGAGGGAGCACGCGGACAAGCACGGCCTCGGGACCGTCTTCGTCGTCGCCCCCAGCAGCAAGGACGAGCGCCTCGCGACGATCACCGCCGCGGGCTCCGGCTTCGTGTACGCCGCCTCCTTGATGGGCGTCACCGGCACCCGCGAGTCCGTCGGCAACCAGGCCCAGGACCTCGTGCGCCGCACCAAGGCCACCACCGACCTGCCGGTCTGCGTCGGCCTCGGCGTCTCGAACGCGAAGCAGGCGGCGGAGGTCGCCGGGTTCGCCGACGGGGTCATCGTCGGCTCGGCGTTCGTGAAGCTGATGCTGGACGCGGACGACGAGGCCGCCGGACTCGCCGCCGTGCGGGCACTCGCGGCGGACCTCGCGGACGGGGTGCGCGTCAAGGCGTGA
- the trpM gene encoding tryptophan biosynthesis modulator TrpM: MAIAARLAPGCRPRGCRAPARRVHGRRVRYVIGDEPGQVNGMRWCCAP; the protein is encoded by the coding sequence ATGGCCATCGCCGCCCGCCTCGCACCCGGCTGCCGCCCCCGCGGCTGCCGGGCGCCGGCGCGGCGTGTGCACGGGCGCCGGGTGCGTTACGTCATCGGTGACGAGCCCGGTCAGGTCAACGGGATGCGATGGTGCTGCGCCCCATAA
- the trpB gene encoding tryptophan synthase subunit beta, translating to MPSNFFIPDPEGQVPTSEGYFGAFGGKFIPEALVAAVDEVAVEYDKAKNDPAFAAELDDLLVNYTGRPSSLTEVPRFAEHAGGVRMFLKREDLNHTGSHKINNVLGQALLTKRMGKTRVIAETGAGQHGVATATACALFGLECTIYMGEIDTERQALNVARMRMLGAEVVAVKSGSRTLKDAINEAFRDWVANVDRTHYLFGTVAGPHPFPAMVRDFHRVIGVEARRQILERAGRLPDAAVACVGGGSNAIGLFHAFIPDADVRLIGCEPAGHGLETGEHAATLTAGEPGILHGSRSYVLQDDEGQITEPYSISAGLDYPGIGPEHAFLKDSGRGEYRAVTDDAAMQALRLLSRTEGIIPAIESAHALAGAIEVGKELGKDGLMIVNLSGRGDKDMDTAARYFGLYDTDAAVAADAAGTGAEIEGDAK from the coding sequence ATGCCCAGCAACTTCTTCATTCCCGACCCCGAGGGTCAGGTCCCCACCAGCGAGGGGTACTTCGGCGCGTTCGGCGGCAAGTTCATCCCGGAGGCGCTCGTCGCCGCCGTCGACGAGGTCGCCGTCGAGTACGACAAGGCCAAGAACGACCCGGCCTTCGCCGCCGAGCTCGACGACCTGCTCGTCAACTACACGGGACGGCCCAGCTCCCTCACCGAAGTGCCCCGGTTCGCCGAGCACGCCGGTGGCGTCCGGATGTTCCTCAAGCGCGAGGACCTCAACCACACCGGCTCGCACAAGATCAACAACGTGCTCGGCCAGGCGCTCCTCACCAAGCGCATGGGCAAGACGCGCGTCATCGCCGAGACCGGCGCCGGCCAGCACGGCGTGGCCACCGCCACCGCCTGCGCGCTGTTCGGTCTCGAGTGCACCATCTACATGGGCGAGATCGACACCGAGCGCCAGGCGCTCAACGTGGCGCGCATGCGGATGCTCGGCGCCGAGGTCGTCGCCGTGAAGTCCGGCAGCCGGACCCTCAAGGACGCCATCAACGAGGCGTTCCGCGACTGGGTCGCCAACGTCGACCGCACGCACTACCTCTTCGGGACCGTCGCGGGACCGCACCCCTTCCCGGCGATGGTCCGCGACTTCCACCGCGTCATCGGCGTCGAGGCCCGCCGCCAGATCCTGGAGCGCGCCGGACGCCTGCCCGACGCGGCCGTGGCCTGCGTCGGCGGCGGCTCGAACGCCATCGGCCTCTTCCACGCCTTCATCCCCGACGCCGACGTGCGCCTCATCGGCTGCGAGCCGGCCGGCCACGGCCTCGAGACCGGCGAGCACGCCGCGACGCTGACCGCGGGCGAGCCCGGCATCCTGCACGGCTCACGCTCGTACGTCCTCCAGGACGACGAGGGGCAGATCACCGAGCCGTACTCGATCTCTGCGGGCCTCGACTACCCGGGCATCGGCCCCGAGCACGCCTTCCTCAAGGACAGCGGCCGTGGCGAGTACCGCGCGGTCACCGACGACGCCGCCATGCAGGCCCTGCGCCTGCTCTCGCGCACCGAGGGCATCATCCCGGCCATCGAGAGCGCCCACGCGCTCGCCGGAGCCATCGAGGTCGGCAAGGAGCTCGGCAAGGACGGGCTGATGATCGTCAACCTGTCCGGGCGCGGCGACAAGGACATGGACACGGCCGCCCGTTACTTCGGCCTGTACGACACCGACGCCGCCGTCGCGGCGGACGCGGCCGGGACCGGCGCGGAGATCGAGGGAGACGCCAAGTGA